ATCTGGCCGACCGCTCCAGCCTGACCGTCGGCGCCCAGATCTCGGTGCCCCTGTTCACCGGCGGCCTGAACGCCTCGCGCGTCGCCCAGGCCCTCGAGACCGCCAACGCCGCCAAGATCGCCATCGACGGCGAGCGTCGCGGCGTGCTGCAGGACGTCTCCTCCGCCTATGCCCGGGTCGTCTCGACCAAGGCCACCGTCACCGCCGGCAATGAAGCCGTCCGAGCCGCCACCGTCGCCGCCGAGGGCGTGCGTCAGGAGGCCCAGGTCGGTCTGCGCACCACCCTGGACGTCCTGAACCAGGAGCTGGAGCTGCGCTCGGCCCAGGTCCAGCTGGTCAGCGCCGTGGCAAGCGCCTACATCGCCCAGTCCTCGCTGCTGGCCGCCATGGGCCGCCTCGAAGGCCCGAACCTGGTGCCGTCGCTGGAAGCCTATGACGCCGCCGCCAACACCGACGCGGTGCGCGGTCGCGGCGCCCTGCCGTGGGACGGCGTTCTGGAGACGATCGACCGCATCGCCGCCCCGCCGGTCACCCCGACCCCGCAGGGCGTCCAGGCTCCCATCGACACCCAGCTTCAGTCCGACATCGTCAAGACCGCGCCGCAATCGTGACCGGAGGCGGCGAGGCCGCCTGCGTTTACCGTGCAGGTGCAAAACGCCCGTTGATTCCAACGGGCGTTGATGCGACGACAGGAGCGTGGGGCAGGGCGATCTGATCGCCTGAGGTCCTGCGCCGTCCATCCACGCCGTCAAGTGCGCTTTCAAGTGCCGCCGAGGTTTACGAATGTCCGACCCGACCGCCCAGGAACCGACGATGGAAGAGATTCTGGCGTCCATTCGCCGGATCATCTCCGAAGACGACGCTCCGGCCGAGACGGCGGCGGCTGCCGCGCCCGAGCCCGCCCCGGCCCCCGAGCCCGAGCCCTTCCCGAGCGCCGCCCTGATGGACGAGACGCCGTCGGTGCAGGAGCCCGAGGCCGTCGAGGAAGACATCCTCGAACTGACCGACACCTATGAGGCCCCGGCCGTCGAGAGCATCGGCGATCTGGACGTCTCCTCGCCCGAGCCCGAGGCCCCGACCGCCTGGACCGCCCCGGCGCCCACGCCCGACTACGACAGCCTGGTCGGCGAAAGCGCTGCCGCCAGCGCCGCCTCGGCCTTCGCCGGCCTGCACGCCAGTCTGAAGCCGGGCGCCGCCGCTCCGGCCCCGAGCGGAGACCTCACCTTCCTCAGCGGCTCGACCGTCGAGGGCATGGTCGCCGAGATGCTGAAGCCCATGCTCAAGGGCTGGCTCGACGCCAACCTGCCGGGCATTGTCGAACGCGCGGTCAAGGCCGAGGTAGAGCGAATCTCCCGCACCGCCGGCTAGCCCTTCGCGCATCCCGCGACTAGATCACAGGGGCGGCTCCGGCAGGGGCCGCCCTTTCGCCTTTTGGATTACCAATGCTCGACAAGACCTTCGACCCCAAGGCCTCCGAACCCCGCCTCTATGCCCAGTGGGAACAGTCCGGCGCCTTCGCCCCCACCGAGGGGGCCGCCGAAGCCTATTCGATCGTCATCCCGCCGCCGAACGTGACGGGGTCGCTGCACATCGGCCATGCGCTGAACAATACGCTGCAGGACATCCTGACTCGCTATCACCGGATGAAGGGCAAGGCCGCCCTGTGGCTGCCCGGCACCGACCACGCCGGCATCGCCACCCAGATGGTCGTCGAGCGCCAGCTCGCCGCCGCCGGCAATGTCGGCCGCCGCGACATGGGCCGCGACGCCTTCGTCGAAAAGGTCTGGGAATGGAAGGCCGAGAGCGGCGGGGCCATCGTCCAGCAGCTGCGCCGCCTCGGCGCCTCCTGCGACTGGTCGCGCGAACGCTTCACCCTGGACGAGGGGCTGAACGCCGCCGTCCGCAAGGTCTTCGTCCAGCTGCACAAGGACGGCCTGATCTATCGCGACAAGCGGCTGGTCAACTGGGACCCGCAGTTCCAGACCGCCATCTCGGACCTCGAGGTCGAGCAGCGCGAGGTCGACGGCGCCTACTGGCATTTCGCCTATCCGCTCGCTGACGGCGTGACCTTCGAATACCCGGTCGCCTTCGACGAGGACGGCAAGGCGACCGAATACGAAACGCGCGACTATATCGTCGTCGCCACGACCCGGCCCGAGACCATGCTGGGCGACACCGGCGTCGCGGTTCACCCGACCGACGAACGCTATGCCGCGATCGTTGGCAAGTCGGTCATCCTGCCGATCACCGGCCGCCGCATCCCCATCGTCGCCGATGAGTATGCCGACCCGACCAAGGGCTCGGGCGCGGTCAAGATCACCCCGGCCCACGACTTCAACGATTTCCAGGTCGGCAAGCGCGCGGGCCTGCCGTCGCTCAACATCCTCGACGCCTTCGCCCGCATCACCGACGTCGACACGCCCGACGTCCCGGCCGAATACGCCGGTCAGGACCGCTTCGCCGCGCGCAAGGCCATCGTCGCCCGCGCCGAGGAAGAGGGCTGGCTGAAGGAGATCGAGAAGACGAAGCACATGGTCCCGCACGGCGACCGTTCGGGCGTGGTCATCGAGCCCTGGCTGACGGACCAGTGGTACGTCGACGCCCACACGCTCGCGCAACCCGCCATCAAGGCCGTCGAGACCGGCGCCACCGTCTTCGAGCCCGCCAGCTACTCCAAGATCTATTTCGAATGGCTGCGCAACATCGAGCCCTGGTGCATCTCGCGCCAGCTCTGGTGGGGGCACCGCATCCCGGCCTGGTATGACGCCGACGGCCAGATCTATGTCGCCGAGACCGAGGCCGAGGCGCGCGAACTGGCGGGCAACAAGCCCATCACCCAGGACGAGGACGTTCTCGACACCTGGTTCTCCTCGGCCCTGTGGCCCTTCTCGACCATGGGGTGGCCGGAGAAGACGGCGGATCTGGAGAAATTCTACCCGACCTCGGACCTGGTCACGGCCGCCGACATCATCTTCTTCTGGGTCGCCCGGATGATGATGATGGGCCTGCATTTCATGGACGAGGTCCCGTTCAAACGCGTCATCATCAACGGCCTCGTTCGCGACGAGAAGGGGCAGAAGATGTCGAAGTCCAAGGGGAACGTCATCGACCCCCTGGTCATCATCGACGAACTCGGCGCCGACCCGCTGCGCTTCACCATGGCCATTCTGTCGGGCACGCGCGACATCAAGTTGTCCAAGGAGCGCATTGAAGGCTATCGCAATTTCGGCACCAAGCTGTGGAACGCCGCCCGCTTCAGCCAGATGAACGAGGCCGTCCGTGTCGAGGGCTTCGACCCCGCGACCGTGACCCAGACCATCAACCGCTGGATCCGGGGCGAGCTGACCAAGGCCGAGCGTCAGGTCTCCGAGGCCATCGAGGGCGGCCGGTTCGACGACGCCGCCTCGGCCCTGTACCGCTTCGTCTGGAACGTCTTCTGCGACTGGTACGTCGAACTTTCCAAGCCCGTCCTGCAAGGCTCGGATGAGGCGGCGAAGGCCGAGACCCGCGCCATGACCGCCTGGACCCTCGACCAGACCCTGAAGCTGCTCCACCCCGTCATGCCCTTCATCACCGAAGAGCTGTGGGACGAACTCGGCAAGGAAGGCCCCGTCCGCGACGAACCGATGCTGATCGGCTCGCAATGGCCGGTCCTGCCCGACGCCTTCGTTGACGCCGAGGCCGAAGCCGAGATCGGCTGGCTGGTCGATCTGGTCACCGAGGTGCGTCAGCTGCGCGCCGAGATGAACGTCCCGCCGGGCGCCAAGCCGCCGCTGGCCTTCGTCGCCCCCGACGGCGTGACCGCGGGCCGGATTGCGCTACACCAGCCGTTGATCCTGACGCTCGCCCGGGTGTCCGAGGTCGCGACGGCCGAGGCCGCTCCGGCGGGCGCCGTCAGCTTCGTCATCGGCGGCGTCACAGCGGCGCTCTCGCTGGCCGGGACCATCGACGTGGCCGCCGAGCAGGCGCGTCTGGAAAAGGCCATCAAGACCGCGGTCTCCGACGTCGAACACATCAACAAGAAGCTCGGCAACCCCAACTTCGTCGCCAAGGCGGCCCCCGCCGTCATCGACGAACAGCGCGCCAAACTGGCCGAGGCCGAGGAAGCCCACGCCAAACTGGTCGCCGCCCTCGACCGCATCGGCGCGATGGGCTGAGGGTCTTGGCCGGAGACCGGATGCCCGTCGGCGTCCGGTCTCCGGGACTCAGTGCGCTTCGCCCGCCTGATCCACCGCCATCGGCAGGTCGATGAAGGTGGCGTTGGCCCCGGCGTGATAGACCCGCTGGGTCGCGCGGCGATAATCCTCGGGCTTGGCGAACATGATGTTCGGCACGAAGGTCTGGGGGTTTCGATCGTAGAGCGGGAACCAGCTGGACTGGACCTGCACCATGATCCGGTGACCCGGCAGGAAGGTGTGGCTGGCCGCGGGCAGGGCCCATTTGTACTCCAGCGGCCGGTTGGGCGCGATCGCCTTCGGATCGCTGAGGCTCTCGCGGTAGCGGCCACGGAAGATGTCCATCGACACCGCGAGCTGATAGCCGCCCATCTCGGGCTGCAGCCAGTACTCCGACGGATAGACGTCGATCAGCTTGACCACCCAGTCGGAGTCCGTGCCGCTCGTCGCCGCGAACAGATGCACCTGCGGATTGCCCGAGATGCGCACCGGCTCGGTCAGGGGCTCCGAGACATAGGTCACCACATCGGCGCGGTCGCTGTAGGGCCGCTGGTCCGTCGCCAGCCAGGTCCGCCAGGCGTCGCCGCGCACCGGCCGCTGGATATAGGGCACCGGATGGGCCGGGTCGGAGATGTATTCGTCAAAGGCCTGAGTGCTCTCCGCCGGGGCGTTGAAGCCCAGCCCGTTGCCGGCCTGCAGGTAGAGGCGTCGCGACGGCACGTCGGTCGGCCAGGACTGCAGATGCCGCCATTCGTTGCGGCCCGACTCGAACAGGGTCACGGGGGCGATGTCCGCCGGGGCGCCATGGGTCTTCAGATGGGCGTCGAGGAAGGGCAGCAGGATATGGCGCTGGAAGTAGAAGGCGGTGGCGCTGTCGAACTGGACCTGGCCGATGCTGGAGCCGCTGTCGCGATAGGCGCCGCCGTGCATCCAAGGGCCGGCGACCAGGAAGTTCATGTCGTTGCCGACGTCCTTGGGCTCGACGGCGCGATAGGCGGCCATCGTCCCGTAGATATCCTCCTGATCCCACAGGCCGTTGACCCAAAGGGTCGGCACCTTCAGCGGCTGGGCGGCCAGGATCTTGTCCACGGCCTGGGCCTGCCACCAGGCGTCGTACGACGGGTGCCGCAGCAGCTGGTTCCAGAAGCCGGTCTGCTGGACGCCCTTGGCCTCGCCCAGCCGGGCCGCCGAGCCCGCCGCCAGGGCGCACTCATAGTCGTCGAAACAGGCGGCGGGCCAGGCCGGACCGCCCGAGCGCGCGCCCTCCTGCCCCAGGGCGTAGTCGATGGCTCCGAGCCAGCGGAAGGCGCCGTTGTGGAACCAGTCGTCGCCCATCCAGCCGTCGACCATGGCCATCATCGGCACGGCGGCCTTGAGCGCCGGGTGCGGGTTGATCAGGCTCTGGGTGACCGTGAAGCCGTCGTAGGAGTTGCCCATGGTCCCGACCCGGCCGTTGGACTCGGGCACATTCTTGGACAGCCAGTCGATGGTGTCATAGGCGTCGGTCGCATGGTCGACGCCGGTCGCGTTCAGCGGCCCGACGACCGGCCGGTTCATGACGTAGTCGCCCTCGGAGCCGTATTTCCCGCGTACGTCCTGGGCGACGAGGATATAGCCGTTCTGGAGCAGGGTCCCATACCCCTGACGCACCAGCATCTCGGCATGGGTGCTGCCCGTGCCGTTGGTCAGGCGGTTGGCGTTGTAGGGGGTGCGATCCAGGATCATCGGCGCATCGGTCAGCCCCTTGGGGATGATGATGACGGTGTGCAGCTTCACTCCGTCGCGCATCGGGATCATCACCTCGCGCCGGACATAGTTGTCGGCGGGGACGCCCGGCTGGAAGGCGGTCGGGATCTCGCTTTTCGAGGCGGTCAGGGCGTCTTCCTGCGCGGGCGGGACCGTTTGCGCCACGGCGGCGGAGGCGAAGGTCGCGGCCAGGGCGGCGAGGATGACGGACAGGCGGCTGCGGGACATGGCGGACGGTCTCCTCGGGGGCTGGACGCCGGACAAGACCACGCACCGCCGCAATGGACAAGCTGTCGCACCCTCGCCGGCACGCCCTCGAATGCGCACTGGGATTTCGGATCAGCATAGGGAAATCCGGCCACGGCTGAACTACTGCCCATCGACTTCCTTCGACCCGCCGCGCCCGCGCCCGTGCTAGGATGTATCCCCGGCGGATTCCGTCCGCGGCCTCAGCCCGAAGTGGCGGTGTTTGGCGGTGTGGCGGTGTTTTTCAGGCCTCGAACCCGGCCACTCCCGAGCCCGGTTTGGCAGTTTCTGGCAGTCTGTCAGTGTGTTTTTCGTCGGACTCGTCCGGCCTGGAGTTGAGACGATGATGAGAGACCGACTGGACCAATTGCTCGTCGATCGCGGCCTGTCCGAGAGCCGGTCGCGGGCGCGGGCGGCGATCGAAGCGGGCGGAGTCACCGTCAACGGCCAGCCTGCCAGGTCCGCTTCCCAGAAGGTCGATCGTGACGTCGAGATCACCGCCGTGGATGCCCACCGTTTCGTCGGGCGCGGCGCGCTCAAGCTGGATCACGCCCTGACCCTGTGGCCCGTCACGGTGGAGGGCAGGGTGGCGCTGGACGTCGGCGCCTCGACCGGCGGCTTCACCGAGGTCTGTCTGGAGCGGGGCGCGGTAAAGGTCTTCGCCGTCGATGTCGGCTCGGGTCAGATGCATGAGCGGATCGCCAACGACCCACGCGTGGTCAATCTGGAGAAGACCGACGCCCGCACCCTCGACACGGACCTGATCCCCGAAGCGCCGCAACTGGTCGTCTGCGACGCCAGCTTCATCGGCCTGGCCAAGGTCCTCCCCGCCGCCCTCGATCTGGCCGCGCCCGGCGCCGACCTGATCGCCCTCGTCAAACCCCAGTTCGAAGGCACGGGGCCGTCCAGCGCCGGCAAGAAGGGCGTCGTCAAGGACCCCGAGGCCCACGCCGCCGCCGTCACGGGCGTCAGCGACTGGCTGGAAGGCATAGGCTGGACGGTTCGCGAAACCACCAAAAGCCCCATCACCGGCGGTGACGGCAACGTCGAGTTCCTGCTCTGGGCGAAGAAGGAACGGTAGGGGGAAGGCGCTCACCCCCCCTACCGCT
The genomic region above belongs to Brevundimonas goettingensis and contains:
- a CDS encoding DUF2497 domain-containing protein encodes the protein MSDPTAQEPTMEEILASIRRIISEDDAPAETAAAAAPEPAPAPEPEPFPSAALMDETPSVQEPEAVEEDILELTDTYEAPAVESIGDLDVSSPEPEAPTAWTAPAPTPDYDSLVGESAAASAASAFAGLHASLKPGAAAPAPSGDLTFLSGSTVEGMVAEMLKPMLKGWLDANLPGIVERAVKAEVERISRTAG
- a CDS encoding valine--tRNA ligase, whose amino-acid sequence is MLDKTFDPKASEPRLYAQWEQSGAFAPTEGAAEAYSIVIPPPNVTGSLHIGHALNNTLQDILTRYHRMKGKAALWLPGTDHAGIATQMVVERQLAAAGNVGRRDMGRDAFVEKVWEWKAESGGAIVQQLRRLGASCDWSRERFTLDEGLNAAVRKVFVQLHKDGLIYRDKRLVNWDPQFQTAISDLEVEQREVDGAYWHFAYPLADGVTFEYPVAFDEDGKATEYETRDYIVVATTRPETMLGDTGVAVHPTDERYAAIVGKSVILPITGRRIPIVADEYADPTKGSGAVKITPAHDFNDFQVGKRAGLPSLNILDAFARITDVDTPDVPAEYAGQDRFAARKAIVARAEEEGWLKEIEKTKHMVPHGDRSGVVIEPWLTDQWYVDAHTLAQPAIKAVETGATVFEPASYSKIYFEWLRNIEPWCISRQLWWGHRIPAWYDADGQIYVAETEAEARELAGNKPITQDEDVLDTWFSSALWPFSTMGWPEKTADLEKFYPTSDLVTAADIIFFWVARMMMMGLHFMDEVPFKRVIINGLVRDEKGQKMSKSKGNVIDPLVIIDELGADPLRFTMAILSGTRDIKLSKERIEGYRNFGTKLWNAARFSQMNEAVRVEGFDPATVTQTINRWIRGELTKAERQVSEAIEGGRFDDAASALYRFVWNVFCDWYVELSKPVLQGSDEAAKAETRAMTAWTLDQTLKLLHPVMPFITEELWDELGKEGPVRDEPMLIGSQWPVLPDAFVDAEAEAEIGWLVDLVTEVRQLRAEMNVPPGAKPPLAFVAPDGVTAGRIALHQPLILTLARVSEVATAEAAPAGAVSFVIGGVTAALSLAGTIDVAAEQARLEKAIKTAVSDVEHINKKLGNPNFVAKAAPAVIDEQRAKLAEAEEAHAKLVAALDRIGAMG
- a CDS encoding TlyA family RNA methyltransferase → MMRDRLDQLLVDRGLSESRSRARAAIEAGGVTVNGQPARSASQKVDRDVEITAVDAHRFVGRGALKLDHALTLWPVTVEGRVALDVGASTGGFTEVCLERGAVKVFAVDVGSGQMHERIANDPRVVNLEKTDARTLDTDLIPEAPQLVVCDASFIGLAKVLPAALDLAAPGADLIALVKPQFEGTGPSSAGKKGVVKDPEAHAAAVTGVSDWLEGIGWTVRETTKSPITGGDGNVEFLLWAKKER
- a CDS encoding CocE/NonD family hydrolase, with amino-acid sequence MSRSRLSVILAALAATFASAAVAQTVPPAQEDALTASKSEIPTAFQPGVPADNYVRREVMIPMRDGVKLHTVIIIPKGLTDAPMILDRTPYNANRLTNGTGSTHAEMLVRQGYGTLLQNGYILVAQDVRGKYGSEGDYVMNRPVVGPLNATGVDHATDAYDTIDWLSKNVPESNGRVGTMGNSYDGFTVTQSLINPHPALKAAVPMMAMVDGWMGDDWFHNGAFRWLGAIDYALGQEGARSGGPAWPAACFDDYECALAAGSAARLGEAKGVQQTGFWNQLLRHPSYDAWWQAQAVDKILAAQPLKVPTLWVNGLWDQEDIYGTMAAYRAVEPKDVGNDMNFLVAGPWMHGGAYRDSGSSIGQVQFDSATAFYFQRHILLPFLDAHLKTHGAPADIAPVTLFESGRNEWRHLQSWPTDVPSRRLYLQAGNGLGFNAPAESTQAFDEYISDPAHPVPYIQRPVRGDAWRTWLATDQRPYSDRADVVTYVSEPLTEPVRISGNPQVHLFAATSGTDSDWVVKLIDVYPSEYWLQPEMGGYQLAVSMDIFRGRYRESLSDPKAIAPNRPLEYKWALPAASHTFLPGHRIMVQVQSSWFPLYDRNPQTFVPNIMFAKPEDYRRATQRVYHAGANATFIDLPMAVDQAGEAH